A stretch of the Limnothrix sp. FACHB-406 genome encodes the following:
- a CDS encoding response regulator, whose protein sequence is MTKVLVIEDEAQTRSIFMGCLTFEGFCAIEAENGSIGIKLAQMHLPDLIICDVMMPDLDGYSVLSAIRRHPATAAIPFIFLTAKATMADLRQGMELGADDYLTKPCSVEQLLAAITTRLERKAQLAASFHASPAESTINGQSENGIFPDCSRLSQVFAFIEANYHRPIGLNDVAKAVGYSPAYLTNLTQELTGYSIKRWITERRMSQARMLLCETDQPVRQIAAGVGYADVAYFTRQFRQLYGDPPQSWRNSVRLRFA, encoded by the coding sequence ATGACGAAAGTTTTGGTGATTGAAGACGAAGCGCAAACCCGCAGCATCTTCATGGGATGTCTGACGTTTGAGGGGTTTTGTGCGATCGAGGCTGAGAACGGTTCGATCGGGATCAAGTTAGCCCAAATGCATCTGCCAGATTTGATTATCTGCGACGTTATGATGCCCGATCTTGATGGTTACAGCGTTCTATCGGCCATTCGTCGCCATCCGGCCACCGCTGCAATTCCATTTATTTTCCTCACTGCCAAAGCAACCATGGCAGATTTGCGCCAGGGGATGGAATTGGGCGCAGATGATTATTTAACCAAGCCCTGTAGCGTTGAACAATTGTTGGCGGCGATCACTACTCGCCTAGAACGAAAAGCCCAATTGGCAGCGAGTTTTCATGCATCCCCAGCAGAAAGCACAATAAACGGTCAATCCGAAAACGGAATTTTTCCTGACTGTTCTCGTTTATCGCAAGTATTTGCATTCATCGAAGCCAACTATCACCGCCCGATCGGGTTAAATGATGTGGCCAAGGCGGTCGGCTATTCTCCCGCCTATTTAACGAATTTGACCCAAGAGCTAACGGGCTATAGCATCAAGCGTTGGATTACGGAACGCCGTATGTCCCAGGCACGAATGTTACTTTGTGAAACCGATCAACCCGTGCGCCAAATTGCAGCGGGAGTGGGCTATGCAGACGTGGCTTACTTCACTCGCCAATTTCGGCAGCTCTATGGCGATCCGCCCCAGTCCTGGCGAAACTCTGTGCGACTACGATTCGCATAG
- a CDS encoding P-loop ATPase, Sll1717 family, translated as MSQKLSESWDIQTIYQRLVDHFVANASTNWVHLYRSPSGLLNITVVSDQFRGTSHSDRRAQVNEIVQSPTGFLSLYTQDEAKTLEIERPASDRVQSVRTWHDLAIWAQNPQNHGEVKERSPRSPRTVAFYSFKGGVGRTTALIHVAWLLVKQGKKVVVVDLDIEAPGLSKALDLDDSPEVGIVDYFYERAYAPDGANYEIQIGDILAEYRDQQLGDTRGGRFFVVPTGKLDLDYLAKVDDLKASTWVNGNESLWDVFTRDIKKQIEPDLILVDSRTGLNQWGAFSLVQAADSAILVLFPNAQNAEGAKILVQALGSLGKQNINFVFSPIPNSDSKKTAQLIQSDLSEILNHFIPQDSEEEIDNAESDDSASTDNAICIEYLLPIAVAPHYPVHTVVDWYQPIANLILKDSTSSLSVSTQLKDDRWEIIKNLRFSDVDATQEQANLSDLFQKTSNFYDFLDDRVCLVTGRKGTGKTALYFLFLKHFDFAQKLTDRLKNITILSGHGMLSSGRPTESEFDFIRTDLRDSQTSWLGFWASYALFRILTDYSQSLISLRKEKYKLLKDSFGNVKNLQFGSEHQNLLLQWSQGRELRPLIFDALKDINNYLKRQGQKIWLLYDNLDQDLAEANNLRSDALIGLFKLVQEFDAKELTNLRIKIFLREDIWERLIFDNRSHLRGRSIRLEWKRIELLRFAYRQVTQSEKFKKLVSRVTPIPDPNSATEEMLVEALKVLWGDRIRLGSRGKYLYRWVYDRLSDTSGATYPRSLVVLLAEAKKLELQHKDDSKFQADRLFRSRFMALALEEASRARCQEMREEYGNLSAFFDSLSGKDALLELKELEQCWENSAREVEPDFERFVQLLKSIGLAEWRPKDERYRFADLYVYGFNMNKKGMR; from the coding sequence ATGAGCCAAAAGTTATCTGAATCTTGGGATATTCAAACCATTTACCAACGATTGGTTGATCATTTTGTTGCCAATGCATCAACTAATTGGGTTCATTTATATCGATCGCCCTCCGGATTATTGAACATTACGGTGGTCAGCGATCAATTTCGTGGGACTAGCCATAGCGACCGCCGCGCTCAGGTCAATGAAATTGTTCAAAGTCCGACGGGCTTTCTATCGCTGTATACACAAGATGAAGCAAAAACGTTGGAAATTGAGCGGCCTGCTAGCGATCGTGTTCAATCAGTTAGAACTTGGCATGACTTAGCAATTTGGGCGCAAAATCCCCAGAATCACGGTGAGGTGAAGGAACGATCGCCCCGATCGCCCCGTACTGTTGCTTTCTATTCCTTCAAAGGGGGTGTTGGCCGCACAACAGCCCTGATTCATGTGGCTTGGCTATTGGTAAAACAGGGCAAGAAAGTTGTAGTTGTCGATCTGGATATCGAAGCTCCAGGACTCAGTAAAGCTTTGGATCTGGATGATTCGCCAGAAGTCGGCATTGTTGATTATTTCTATGAGCGGGCTTATGCGCCTGACGGAGCAAATTATGAAATTCAAATCGGCGATATCTTAGCGGAATATCGAGATCAGCAATTAGGCGATACCCGTGGTGGTCGCTTCTTTGTTGTGCCCACGGGAAAACTCGATCTTGATTACTTAGCAAAAGTGGACGACTTAAAGGCCAGTACTTGGGTTAATGGTAATGAGTCTTTGTGGGATGTCTTTACCCGCGATATCAAAAAACAGATTGAGCCAGATTTGATTTTAGTAGATTCTCGAACTGGCTTGAATCAATGGGGTGCTTTTTCCTTGGTTCAAGCAGCAGATTCTGCCATTTTGGTGTTGTTCCCCAATGCTCAAAATGCAGAGGGAGCAAAAATTTTAGTGCAAGCTCTCGGCTCATTGGGCAAGCAGAATATTAATTTTGTCTTTTCACCAATTCCCAACTCGGATTCTAAGAAAACAGCCCAACTAATTCAGAGCGATTTAAGCGAAATTCTTAATCACTTCATTCCGCAAGACAGTGAAGAAGAGATCGACAATGCTGAGAGTGATGATTCAGCTAGCACTGATAACGCGATTTGTATTGAATATCTTCTCCCGATTGCAGTAGCTCCTCACTACCCTGTCCATACTGTCGTGGACTGGTATCAGCCGATTGCAAATTTAATCCTAAAAGACTCAACTTCTAGCTTGTCCGTATCAACTCAATTAAAAGATGATCGTTGGGAAATCATTAAAAATCTGCGATTTTCTGATGTTGATGCTACGCAAGAGCAAGCAAATCTCAGTGATCTTTTTCAGAAGACCTCTAATTTTTACGATTTCCTAGATGACAGAGTTTGTCTAGTTACTGGTCGTAAAGGAACTGGTAAAACGGCTCTTTATTTTCTATTTTTGAAGCATTTTGATTTTGCCCAAAAGCTTACTGATCGTTTGAAGAACATTACGATTCTTTCAGGGCATGGTATGTTGTCCTCTGGTCGCCCAACAGAGAGTGAATTTGACTTTATTCGTACCGATTTACGCGATTCTCAAACCAGTTGGTTGGGCTTTTGGGCCTCTTATGCGCTCTTTAGAATACTGACTGATTATAGCCAGTCATTGATTAGTCTGAGAAAAGAAAAATATAAACTACTAAAAGACAGTTTTGGTAATGTAAAAAATCTTCAATTTGGCTCAGAACACCAAAATTTATTGCTTCAGTGGTCTCAAGGCCGAGAGCTACGACCATTGATTTTTGATGCTCTAAAAGATATTAACAACTATCTCAAGAGGCAAGGCCAAAAAATTTGGCTGCTTTATGACAATCTAGATCAAGACTTGGCGGAAGCCAATAACTTGCGCAGTGATGCATTGATCGGACTCTTTAAATTGGTTCAAGAGTTTGATGCCAAAGAATTAACCAATCTTCGGATTAAAATCTTTCTCCGTGAAGATATTTGGGAAAGATTAATTTTCGACAACAGAAGTCATCTTCGCGGACGATCTATCAGATTAGAGTGGAAGCGTATTGAATTACTACGCTTTGCCTATCGCCAGGTTACGCAATCAGAGAAGTTTAAAAAGCTGGTTAGTCGAGTTACTCCGATCCCAGATCCCAATTCCGCAACAGAAGAGATGCTGGTTGAAGCGTTAAAGGTTCTGTGGGGTGATCGCATCCGGTTGGGATCGCGTGGAAAATATCTCTATCGCTGGGTCTATGACCGCCTTAGCGACACCAGTGGTGCGACCTATCCCCGTAGCTTGGTCGTGTTGCTCGCTGAAGCCAAAAAATTAGAATTGCAACATAAAGATGATTCTAAATTCCAAGCGGATCGTCTTTTCCGAAGCCGCTTTATGGCACTCGCACTCGAAGAAGCCTCACGAGCACGTTGCCAAGAAATGCGTGAAGAGTATGGCAATCTCTCAGCGTTCTTTGATTCCTTGTCAGGAAAAGATGCCTTACTGGAACTGAAAGAGTTGGAGCAATGCTGGGAAAATTCTGCCCGAGAGGTTGAGCCAGATTTTGAGCGTTTTGTGCAGCTTTTGAAGTCGATCGGGCTGGCGGAATGGCGACCTAAGGATGAGCGATATCGCTTTGCTGACCTTTACGTTTATGGGTTTAATATGAACAAAAAAGGGATGCGATAA
- a CDS encoding ABC transporter permease subunit codes for MTNEVLRSAPSKVKPFRLNTDQQAFLLFVGILLVFLGLWELGANSKLFLPIMPSASQTIADLWFWISNPFFDNGPNDQGIGLLLLTSLRRVLSGFLIGTTIAIPLGILIGLSPVVSKAVDPFIQILRPVSPLAWLPLGLALMRDSERTALFVIAITSIWPTLINTKFGVSNVDPAYLNVAHTLGASRWRIITRVILPAAAPNIVSGLRISLGIAWLVIVAAEILLSGGIGYFVWNEWNNLKITSIITAILIVGLVGLLMDYLFGVLQHRVSFGQRS; via the coding sequence GTGACCAATGAAGTACTCCGCTCTGCTCCATCAAAGGTTAAGCCATTTCGGCTGAATACTGACCAACAAGCCTTCTTGTTGTTTGTGGGAATTCTGCTAGTGTTTTTGGGTTTGTGGGAGTTGGGCGCAAATTCCAAACTCTTCTTGCCCATCATGCCCTCTGCTAGCCAAACGATCGCCGATCTTTGGTTTTGGATCTCAAACCCGTTTTTTGATAATGGGCCTAATGATCAGGGCATTGGTCTCTTGTTATTGACCAGTTTGCGCCGAGTTTTGAGCGGTTTTTTGATTGGCACGACGATCGCCATTCCCCTGGGAATTTTGATTGGTCTATCGCCCGTGGTTTCCAAAGCCGTTGATCCCTTCATTCAAATTCTGCGTCCTGTTTCTCCGCTCGCCTGGCTGCCATTGGGTCTGGCGCTCATGCGAGATTCGGAAAGAACAGCCCTGTTTGTCATCGCAATCACCAGCATTTGGCCCACCCTAATTAACACCAAGTTCGGGGTCAGTAATGTGGATCCAGCCTATCTGAACGTGGCCCACACCTTAGGCGCTTCCCGCTGGCGAATCATTACCAGGGTAATTTTGCCGGCCGCTGCTCCCAACATTGTGTCCGGGCTACGAATTAGCCTAGGAATTGCTTGGTTGGTGATTGTAGCGGCGGAGATTCTGTTGAGTGGTGGAATTGGCTATTTCGTTTGGAATGAATGGAATAACTTGAAGATCACCAGCATCATTACTGCCATCTTGATTGTTGGGCTGGTAGGGCTGCTGATGGACTACCTATTTGGTGTATTGCAACATCGAGTTTCCTTTGGCCAAAGGTCTTAA
- a CDS encoding ABC transporter substrate-binding protein, giving the protein MSSVDIRSQAQVELSRCPCGGTHFPQDHWQAAEGMPHDPAELVNDLIRMGLYKPETLELARTLTEVEMKEALLLRQMGGNPERERFCQALIKEAGGLDQVFAAAFGVHSTEFFSNTIHNSEFSRREFLKRVVVAGALIAAASCGPQQGQAPTTDQSPAADAPTNLEKKDLTIGFIPITCATPIVMSEPLGFYSKYGLNVQVKKMPNWAAVRDSAIAGELDAYHMLSPMPIAITLGLGSAAFPIKLASIENINGQAITVAAKHKGKVKEAKDFKGFKIGVPFPFSMHNMLIRYYLAAGGLNPDKDVQISPVPPPDSVAKMAAGEIDAMLMPDPFNQRAVFEQVGFIHMLTKDLWDGHPCCAFAASQSWIDANPNTFRAVNKSIIDAAAYANTPANRPEIARALIERKYLNQPLPVVEAVLTGKFEDGLGNTQDVPDRIGFDPYPWKSFSKWIAAQLVRWDLMPKDKADYDKMAQDIFLTDLAAELQKELGQTPPSTAERSEKLKYDTFDPKDPAAYVDEQIKRFKV; this is encoded by the coding sequence ATGTCATCAGTGGATATTCGCTCTCAGGCTCAAGTCGAACTCAGTCGTTGTCCCTGCGGAGGAACTCATTTTCCTCAGGATCACTGGCAAGCGGCCGAAGGAATGCCCCACGATCCGGCAGAACTCGTTAATGATCTCATTCGGATGGGTTTGTACAAGCCTGAAACCCTAGAGCTGGCCAGGACACTGACTGAAGTGGAGATGAAAGAAGCGCTGCTGCTACGACAGATGGGCGGCAACCCAGAGCGAGAACGCTTTTGTCAGGCGCTGATTAAGGAAGCAGGCGGGCTTGATCAGGTATTTGCAGCCGCATTCGGTGTTCACTCCACGGAATTTTTTAGCAACACCATTCACAATAGTGAATTTAGCCGACGAGAATTCCTAAAACGAGTGGTGGTGGCTGGAGCATTGATCGCCGCTGCTAGCTGCGGCCCACAACAGGGTCAAGCCCCCACAACAGATCAGTCCCCTGCGGCGGATGCGCCAACGAATTTGGAGAAAAAGGATTTAACGATCGGGTTCATTCCCATCACCTGTGCCACCCCGATCGTGATGTCGGAGCCGCTGGGTTTCTACAGCAAATATGGCTTGAATGTGCAAGTGAAAAAGATGCCCAACTGGGCTGCTGTTCGGGACTCCGCGATCGCGGGTGAACTCGATGCTTATCACATGCTTTCTCCCATGCCGATCGCAATCACCCTCGGCTTAGGTTCAGCAGCATTTCCCATCAAGCTGGCCAGCATTGAAAACATCAATGGTCAGGCAATTACCGTTGCTGCCAAGCATAAAGGCAAGGTGAAGGAAGCCAAAGACTTCAAGGGCTTCAAAATTGGCGTGCCCTTCCCCTTCTCGATGCACAATATGCTGATTCGCTATTACCTAGCGGCTGGGGGACTGAATCCAGATAAGGATGTGCAAATTTCACCCGTGCCACCGCCGGACAGTGTTGCCAAAATGGCAGCAGGTGAAATTGATGCCATGTTGATGCCTGATCCCTTCAATCAACGGGCTGTTTTTGAACAGGTTGGGTTCATTCACATGTTGACGAAAGATCTGTGGGATGGACACCCTTGCTGTGCTTTTGCCGCTAGTCAATCGTGGATTGATGCAAATCCCAACACCTTCCGGGCCGTAAACAAGTCGATTATTGACGCGGCTGCCTATGCAAATACGCCAGCTAATCGTCCTGAAATTGCCAGGGCTTTGATTGAGCGTAAGTATCTCAATCAACCCTTGCCTGTGGTGGAAGCTGTGCTAACGGGCAAATTTGAAGATGGGCTGGGTAATACGCAGGATGTGCCCGATCGTATTGGCTTTGATCCCTATCCTTGGAAGAGTTTTTCCAAGTGGATTGCAGCACAATTAGTCCGCTGGGATCTGATGCCCAAAGACAAAGCAGATTACGACAAGATGGCCCAAGATATCTTCTTGACGGATTTGGCAGCGGAACTGCAAAAAGAACTGGGTCAAACGCCGCCCAGCACTGCCGAGCGGTCTGAAAAGCTGAAGTACGACACCTTCGATCCCAAAGACCCCGCCGCTTATGTTGATGAGCAAATCAAGCGGTTTAAAGTCTAG
- a CDS encoding DUF1517 domain-containing protein: MSLGDQWNRLTGKSRFVVTRIFVHLAGSEVAPLLGKLNQIAREAIEAEGDLDVLGQGLSDLCESLLQYRTYWQSASNEGDVFWDEGEAGDRFNDLFTDSAARYLSQPDLDLPSQLDDDLLTLPATSNLLVMLTVGYEGEVPSLETNLADSEALATGLKALANLHYNQKLRAVQVHFAPARLGDELTNDQLLQNFPELIPL; encoded by the coding sequence ATGAGTTTAGGTGATCAGTGGAATCGACTGACGGGCAAAAGCCGCTTCGTCGTCACCCGCATTTTTGTGCATCTAGCTGGGTCAGAAGTGGCCCCCCTGCTGGGCAAGCTCAACCAAATTGCTCGGGAGGCGATCGAAGCGGAAGGGGACTTGGACGTTTTGGGCCAAGGCCTGTCAGACCTTTGCGAAAGCCTGCTGCAATATCGAACCTATTGGCAGTCCGCCAGCAATGAGGGGGATGTGTTTTGGGATGAAGGAGAAGCGGGCGATCGGTTCAATGACCTATTCACCGACTCGGCGGCCCGTTATCTCAGTCAACCTGACCTGGATTTGCCCAGCCAACTGGATGACGACCTGCTGACCCTCCCGGCCACGAGCAACCTGTTGGTGATGTTGACGGTGGGCTATGAAGGCGAAGTCCCCAGCCTCGAAACCAACCTGGCCGATTCTGAAGCCTTAGCAACGGGTCTCAAGGCTCTGGCAAACCTCCACTACAATCAAAAATTGCGGGCTGTGCAGGTACACTTTGCCCCTGCCCGTCTGGGAGATGAGCTAACGAATGATCAGCTCCTGCAAAATTTCCCGGAACTGATTCCGCTGTAG
- the aat gene encoding leucyl/phenylalanyl-tRNA--protein transferase: MGNTTDSCMSQYDIPALIAGYSRGYFLMADETGNDLGWYCSRERTLIPLDDRFRYPKSLRRVLNQNRFTVAIDRAFRDVVEGCADRDTTWISEELKEIYWALHCAGYAHSFETWQGDHLAGGVLGIVIGGAFIGESMFYQIPDGSKVAMVKLVEHLRRRDFLLFDAQMMNPHLERFGAYNIRDRHYEVLLHRATQHRCSFC; the protein is encoded by the coding sequence ATGGGCAACACCACCGACTCCTGCATGTCCCAATACGATATTCCGGCGCTGATTGCTGGCTATTCGCGCGGCTATTTTTTGATGGCCGATGAAACGGGTAACGATTTGGGCTGGTATTGCAGCCGGGAACGGACACTGATTCCGCTGGACGATCGCTTCCGATATCCCAAGTCCCTGCGGCGAGTGCTGAATCAAAATCGGTTTACGGTGGCGATCGATCGAGCATTTCGGGATGTGGTGGAAGGCTGTGCCGATCGGGACACCACTTGGATCTCGGAAGAGCTAAAGGAAATTTATTGGGCGCTCCATTGCGCTGGCTATGCCCACAGTTTTGAAACCTGGCAGGGCGACCACCTGGCCGGCGGCGTTTTGGGGATTGTGATCGGTGGGGCGTTCATTGGCGAATCGATGTTTTATCAAATTCCCGATGGCTCGAAGGTGGCAATGGTCAAGCTGGTTGAGCATCTGCGCCGTCGCGATTTTCTGTTGTTTGATGCCCAAATGATGAATCCACACTTGGAACGATTTGGGGCTTACAACATCCGCGATCGCCACTACGAGGTGCTGTTGCATCGTGCAACCCAGCATCGCTGCTCATTTTGCTAG
- a CDS encoding ABC transporter ATP-binding protein: MALPSLEPPVAHLTLHGISKVFPGRTGKMDKLLRRTSKSFVAIADIDLEVEPNTFVSIIGPSGCGKSTLLNIIAGLSQPTTGQVSINGQPVSAPGPDRGVVFQNYALMPWMTVAENIDFAVETVYPTMGIAQRKSIVQDYIGLVGLRGAEAKHPHELSGGMKQRVGIARALAINPQILLMDEPFGALDALTRGFLQDEIERIWEQERKTVILITHSIEEALLLSDKIVMMTRGPAAGIAQVLDVPFPRPRRREELDQYPGYHELKAAMEQHLSYETRAVEESRVRK, translated from the coding sequence ATGGCGCTCCCCTCCCTTGAACCGCCTGTAGCGCATCTGACACTGCACGGTATTTCCAAAGTATTCCCGGGACGCACGGGCAAGATGGACAAATTGCTGCGGCGCACCTCAAAATCTTTTGTGGCGATCGCGGATATTGATCTGGAAGTGGAGCCTAACACCTTCGTTTCGATCATTGGGCCATCGGGTTGCGGCAAGTCCACGTTGCTGAACATTATTGCGGGATTATCTCAGCCCACCACGGGACAAGTCAGCATCAATGGTCAGCCGGTTTCTGCACCTGGGCCCGATCGCGGCGTTGTGTTTCAAAACTATGCCCTGATGCCCTGGATGACGGTTGCCGAAAACATCGATTTTGCGGTGGAAACAGTCTACCCAACCATGGGAATTGCCCAGCGAAAATCGATCGTCCAAGACTACATTGGTTTGGTGGGGCTACGGGGAGCTGAGGCTAAACACCCCCATGAACTTTCAGGGGGAATGAAGCAACGGGTGGGCATTGCTAGGGCGCTGGCAATCAATCCACAAATTTTGTTGATGGATGAACCCTTTGGCGCTTTGGATGCGCTCACACGCGGTTTTCTCCAAGACGAAATTGAGCGAATTTGGGAACAAGAGCGCAAGACCGTGATCTTGATTACTCACAGCATTGAAGAAGCGCTGCTGTTGTCTGACAAGATTGTGATGATGACACGGGGCCCGGCTGCGGGTATTGCTCAGGTGCTGGATGTGCCATTTCCTCGGCCGCGCCGTCGGGAAGAACTGGATCAATATCCGGGCTACCACGAACTGAAAGCGGCCATGGAGCAGCATTTGTCCTACGAAACACGGGCTGTGGAAGAGTCTCGGGTGCGGAAATAA
- a CDS encoding PAS domain-containing sensor histidine kinase has protein sequence MRQYYWSQPVSKPTTTPAEAHISALRASPETDLEALRRQHELILNAVGEGVYGLDLAGRVTFVNPAAASMIGWEIQDLIGQSMHSVLHHSKPDGQPYPIHDCPIYQAFQDGRIHRANTEVFWRKDGSSFPVEYISTPMQDQQGNVIGTVVTFQDITQRKWAETLLQRTNEELELKVRDRTAQLHRANQELQELSDLKSRFVSMVCHEFRNPLNNILLSASSLDRYDAQLSHEQRQNYLQGVKNDVERMTQMIDDILVIGKTEAHKLMVQPQPIELVQFCHGLVAEMQATSAQQSISMLSRHRHMMANLDEKLLRSILTNILSNSIRYSHHRQSPICLRLSKRSGQVTFQICDQGIGIPREDLPHLFEPFRRGKNVSNIPGTGLGLNIVKRFVDLQHGTIKVDSKLNVGTTFKITLPLGWSET, from the coding sequence ATGCGGCAATATTATTGGTCACAGCCTGTTTCAAAGCCGACCACGACACCGGCTGAGGCGCATATCTCCGCCTTACGAGCATCGCCGGAAACTGACCTAGAAGCCCTGCGTCGCCAGCATGAGTTAATCCTGAATGCGGTGGGCGAGGGGGTCTATGGGCTGGATTTAGCAGGTCGAGTAACTTTTGTGAATCCAGCAGCGGCCAGCATGATTGGTTGGGAAATTCAGGACTTAATTGGTCAGTCCATGCATTCGGTTTTGCATCATTCCAAACCCGATGGCCAACCCTATCCCATCCATGACTGCCCAATTTATCAAGCTTTTCAAGACGGACGAATTCATCGTGCCAATACGGAAGTTTTTTGGCGCAAGGATGGATCGAGTTTTCCCGTTGAATATATCAGCACGCCCATGCAAGATCAGCAAGGAAATGTGATTGGAACGGTGGTTACCTTCCAAGATATTACCCAACGCAAATGGGCAGAGACTTTGTTGCAGCGAACCAATGAGGAACTTGAGTTAAAAGTGCGCGATCGCACGGCTCAACTTCATCGTGCCAATCAAGAACTCCAGGAGCTAAGCGATCTCAAATCTCGCTTTGTTTCGATGGTTTGTCATGAATTTCGCAATCCACTGAATAATATTTTGCTGTCAGCATCATCGCTTGACCGTTATGATGCACAACTTTCCCACGAGCAGCGCCAAAATTATCTTCAGGGAGTCAAGAACGATGTAGAACGCATGACTCAAATGATTGATGACATTCTAGTGATCGGTAAAACTGAGGCCCATAAGCTCATGGTTCAACCTCAGCCGATCGAGCTAGTGCAGTTTTGCCATGGCTTGGTAGCAGAAATGCAGGCGACATCTGCTCAACAATCAATATCGATGTTGAGTCGGCATCGTCATATGATGGCCAATTTAGACGAAAAACTATTGCGATCGATTCTGACCAATATTCTCTCTAATTCAATTCGATATTCCCATCACCGTCAAAGCCCAATTTGTTTGCGACTGTCAAAGCGCAGCGGCCAGGTGACGTTCCAAATTTGCGATCAAGGCATCGGCATTCCCCGCGAAGATTTACCCCACCTATTTGAACCTTTTCGTCGAGGTAAAAACGTCAGTAATATTCCTGGAACTGGCTTGGGTTTGAATATTGTCAAGCGCTTTGTAGACTTGCAGCATGGAACAATCAAAGTAGACAGCAAGCTTAATGTAGGGACAACTTTTAAAATTACGTTACCGCTTGGCTGGAGCGAAACATAG
- the cynS gene encoding cyanase, whose amino-acid sequence MSTTEIPAITATLLAAKKAKGVTFTELEQAIGRDEVWIAAVIYRQASASADEASKLLSALGLSEDLVPELTESSVKGLGPVVPTDPLIYRFYEIMQVYGMPMKAVIHEKFGDGIMSAIDFTLDIEKEEDPKGDRVKITMNGKFLPYKKW is encoded by the coding sequence ATGTCTACCACTGAAATTCCCGCGATCACCGCAACCCTATTGGCAGCTAAAAAGGCAAAGGGGGTGACATTCACGGAGTTAGAACAGGCGATCGGTCGGGATGAAGTGTGGATTGCAGCGGTGATCTATCGCCAAGCTTCTGCCTCTGCTGATGAAGCTAGCAAGCTGCTCAGCGCTCTGGGACTCAGCGAAGATTTAGTGCCAGAACTGACAGAATCTTCGGTGAAAGGGCTGGGGCCTGTGGTTCCCACCGATCCGCTGATCTATCGGTTCTACGAAATCATGCAGGTCTATGGAATGCCGATGAAAGCTGTGATTCATGAGAAGTTTGGTGATGGGATCATGAGCGCGATCGACTTCACCTTGGACATTGAAAAAGAGGAAGATCCCAAGGGCGATCGCGTGAAAATCACCATGAATGGTAAATTCCTGCCCTACAAAAAATGGTAA